The Vitis vinifera cultivar Pinot Noir 40024 chromosome 1, ASM3070453v1 DNA segment TATAGGAAAACTAAAAAGCTAACAATTATTGGTCATTTATTTcccaaataattatataaaaataactaaaaattttgatttttagtcTTATTGGGCCTACTTAGGGTTGATGAAATACCAAAGATGCAATTCTCAAGAtcaatgaaataaaatcttGAAGTGGTAGTGTGTGATTTTGAAATTAGGataatttcaaaatcataaattaaatttttgaaatggtCATTCAATTGTCTCACGTGTTAAACTATTGACTTTTTAAGTTTCAAAACCATATGTGACGTATGATTTCAAAATTAAgctaatttcaaaataatcatttaatTAGATTCCTGACTTCTTGAGTTTCAAAACCATATGTCACGTGTCCTAAAAATATCACAAAATGTGcttcaaaaatattatcaaaattaggATGTGTTGTTGCTGAGTTCTAAATTCTATTTTAAGTTTGATTGCATTTACTTCAAACCTTCTTTGTGGTTGTTTTTTCTCCACCTCTCTCCATAACATTAAGTTATCCCTTACATGGATGTCTATCCGACATAAGGTCCAGGTCATGGGTGACATTAGATGCCTGCCTCCAGTTTCGATGTGGGAAAGTAAGTAGTGTTTTTCCAAAGCAAAATGCCTTGATAAAGGGATTTGAACCTGGATATTTTGCATGCAAGGAAAACTAATAGACCAGCTAGCTATGCGGGcgccatttaaaaaaaaaaaaaagcatttcaATTTATCTATACattattgtaaaatttaaaatgaatataaatatttatgaattaactataataatattaaaataatataaataaaaaaactagtaATTTTGTAGATAGTAAAATATATAGCTATTGaaatccaaataaatttaaataataaaatcttattttatcttaataattacaaatttcatatttaataaaattaaaattactaataatttaataaatctttttgttattcttatcataatttaagctacatgatgaaatatttttaattatttatatatattttttatttcttataactatttttaattttaattatatatttataacatcaGTGATTTAATCATGACTCGAGTCCCTCGACCAACTATTAAACTAGTCTAACTATTAAACTATgaactaatatatattttttgatttaATGACTATTTCATACCATATTTTGGAAGCTAAGGCATACCATATTTTGGGAAGTGACGCTTAGGACTTATCGGCTTGAAAAATAAtcgaataaaaataatatttcttgaGAAATAGTACATTTAATAATCTTCATTCTTGGATAAGTAATTTCaaacttaaaagataaatatttttttcaaacggTAGAAAAGTAATAATGAAATAGTGACTAATTTAcaatattgtttaattatttaagtcaatttaatatatgcatttatgattattttaaaacatacaaGCTTTGTAGAGCAAAAGTATTGgttatatattatatgattaATATTGAATTCCATATATTCTATTaaacatttcattatttttaaaatatattactaTCTTTGAAAAACATTTGGATCTAGTGTAAgaataagaaaacataaaattgaaataactCGGTAAGAACACCTTTTAAAGTATTAAGTGGTACAATATGATAGAACAAATTCTTATAGAATAAATTTTCAGTGCTTGTGAACCTTTAGATATTGTCTTTTTCAATGATTGTTCAATTACCCTTTTACCCGCAAATGCAATGTTGTTCAATCACCTTTTTACCCGCAAATGCAACGTAGGAATTGATTCGACAATAAGATATTTCCTAACATACCAAGACTTATTTTGTCACCCCACCAGTAGTACGAGATGTAAGGATTGATACATAAAATAACGTTTTACTTTATTGATAATCATATAAAGTAGAAGATGTTTCAATCATTTGCATCAAACTCAAACTTCTTTCTTGCATGTGTGCCCCTTCGGAAGAACATACTATAATAAGAGGTAGAAATTCATTGATGACATATTCTTTCAAACAAGTGAACCACCATTACCTTATGTCATGAACTTAGACCATCCTCTATTTATGAATTCTTTTAAACTCTCAAAGGCTCCTTACATTTCTAGAATTCTTTCTAAATTTCTCCACACACTTGTCTTCCATactagtgtagagatgtgttaAAGTCTTGGgcttttctaaaattttctaaCACTTCCCCTTTTGTGTAGAAATATGTGGATGTCTTTAGGCTAAAAACTTCTTACTCTATATAAGTTTAAGGGAAATGCATTTTGAGCATATTATAACACTTAGATTTATTAGTGAATAACATTTCTATGGATAACAGttctttcaaaaacaattttataaagaATGAGTTAATGTTTgccattaaagaaatattttgaaagtaAGAAGCGACTTTTAAAATAAGATCCTATCAAAAGTCcattatgaaagaaaaatctttgatgtttgaaaataaacaaaaaaaaaaaaaatgttttgacaTTATTCTTAGTAATCTATTATCTAACTAAAAGTGGATTTTTCAAAGAATTACGTGTTTCTCGTTgtaaggtcatgtttggttccttgaaaattttagagaaaatatggaaagaaaagtaaaagaaaaaagggacaATTGTATTTTCAACCCATATAGGGTTCATAATTAAGATAAGGTCCTTCAATCACTCATAATTGATGATAAAAATATGAGAtagtaattgacaaaaatatccacttgacttatttttgtctttattctcaTACTTGCCAccattctttcttatttaaccattttttcattatttttttaaactcttttataaataattgaaaatttaacattatttttatttttaaattataaataaacaaaaattatattaatgattcaaagactattttggaaaatactttctaaaaaaatattaatttaaataaataaaaataccattTAATGAgtaaaataccatttaaaataaatatattcactattttaatttttttatactaaaaagtattttaaagtttttttttactattataaaataaaaagtctaattttttttaatcttcttcctttcttattttaataactttttgaacatgacttttagtaataagttatatgaaatgttacaaatttgtttattaaggatttttttttaatgatttgaattaattgaaaatttattaaataagaaaaagaaataaagatgatggatgaagagtttttattttaagtactccattaaaatgttttcatatgacctaaaTTTAGAAGTGAATTATATCAATATATagtaaagattgaatttttcttatataaaagggttaaaagatatatttacttattttagatgaaaacaagtaactaaaaattatacaaattatatttgattttggttttaaaatattttgctagtttttttttttaaattttttttatcatatttaaaattataatcatatttatcaaatttttttactaagattatctttaattcttttaatatatttatattcatttatttaaaaaatgaaaaactaatatttttttttgtaagcaTGTTCTATtacttttcaagtaaaaaattagataagtttgaaaatcaataaaaaaaattaaataccactttcaataatttttagataaaattttatataatatattttatttgaaatttaatttctaaagtttaactaaaaaatagtattaacaattttcttgttgtgtcaaaatactttgcattagtctatctagataagaaaaattattaatataatattagaacttcatatcttagttaattttttcaataaatttatctttgtaaaaattttaaaataaaaacattaaaaattaaaaagctaaaaggatatatatataataaagtgaagtgatagtcaatttttaaatttttttaaatatggttaatgtagaaaatataaaaaataattaaaaataagagaaaaatataaatgaaaaggtaatataaatttaaaataaaaaatgaaaattaaactaaaagataaatacaaaaagataaaaaatatttgaatgaaaaatcccaaaatttttatcattgcttataacaaaagcaaaaagatttaatatctttaaaaatgaaaaacaaaaaaacattattgctttttGTTTgagataaaatagaaatatagattggaagaaaaaaaaaaaaaagttagaaatgagtaatacttaatagggaatagaaaatgaaaaaaaaacacaaaaaaattaaaattcacactTACTTGTGTCTATGTaagggttaagggtattttaggaattaatgaaagacaatatccttcattttaatttttatactttgtttgggttttgagcttaaatatgcatgatatatggaccaaatgttaaagggtccaaaacataattctcccaagaaaaaaaaagtgaagaaaaaaaaaaagattaaaagtcaataaattatttttatttgctacattaaactcattttacttattttaattcatcaatataaagattaaataattttaaaatatatatttaactaatcctaattatattttattttcttcatattttttttctttagttagtATTTTCTAGGAACCTAACCTAACCCAAGTGTTAgttaaaaaatcatttcaaataaatattctaaatttttagaattttgtgaTATACTCAACTTTTGTAaagaaatcaattataattattaagaaGTGGTTTTAAACctcaaaaaattactttttaacgGAATACaaaaattgtttatatattcattagattatttatgataaaaagatattatattgttcttaacccaaaaaaatactaacttatttttatattgataaaaaggataatagctaaaattaaataaatgattaattaaattactatatatatatatagatattgtttTTAGGATAAAAAGTTTAagataaacttatttttttatcaattttggaACTTGAGAGGTATCGATAACCATTGAGATATTGACAACCggttaaaaagtaaaaatttatatgattatgaaatattattatttttaaaataaacaaaatatgagtTGAAATtagatataattaatattttatttgtctaaaagcttaaataaaaaatatgctaCTTATTAAAATGTACCCCATAGTGTCACTTTTATATAATAACGACTTTATTTAGTCGtggatttaattaaatttccataaacttttatatttaataaatggaCATCACTTGCTATACTTGGAGTTGATAGTAGTAGTAATACATGCGTCGTTACGTGTCTTTCAATGATTggattaaataaatttcttaatccCAATCCCAATGCAAAGATGTTTGAAGAAACCAAAATGCAATTCCATTAAGGTTAGGGAGTATAAAAAGATTTGGTCGGAGAATATGGAGAACCGATGGGATAGAAATTACAAGGATGATGGGATTCTAGTATGACCCAAAAACCCAACCTTATAAAATCCTAACTCTACGCTAACCCTACCATTTCCTGCGCCCCTTTCTCAGCGACGACGGTTCTGCTGGTCTCAATTCCCCACACTCGCCAGGTCTGCTCTCATTCCTCCATCTCCACTTAATGCGACCGTCCTCACGTGGTAGGAATGTTTGACGAAGCCAATTCTGAGAAAATCTCATATTACAATGGTGGAAGTTTTTACACTTCACCTTTGAGTGAAGGAGAGTTCCTCTGTTTTAATCAAAAGCatataataaaactaaaaatcttTATACAACATGtttgttgaaaaaattgttggtattatatgtaaaaattatttatttatttatgttcgTAGAATTGAGTTTGAATCCTACCATTGATGATACCCTCAATTTATCGGTGTTAGCTGTTGTAGGAGTCAACACTCGAGGTTTGTCCCTGTAGAGAGTCTTAAGGGCTCCGGCATAAAAGGTTAtcagtttaaaaaaacaaaaaaataaaaataaaatttatttatgtttgtaGAACATTATTGTAGAATTTTTGATGCAACATGGGTTTGTATTCTTTCCAtgtatatttaagtttttttaagtTAGCGTGTATTTAAATTTGAGGTGCTGATATGGTGTGATTTTAGAATTAGAACTTGCACAATGAgtacaattttattttcgaTAAAAGCATATCTTTTGTGACATGTGGTCAATGCCATCATAGAGCTATGGTTTCTTTTGATAATTTCCTTGTGGGATTGGTCTTTTAATATCCACGGACAGACATCTTTTGTTACTTGAAACATTCACTAGAATTGCATAGTTGacaaaattgcattttttttttcatctgaTCTTTGTTAGAATGGATGATGCACTAGATGGACAACAAAGAGGAGAAGCAAAATGCAACATGATACCTTCTGGGAGCAAAAGGCGGCAATGGTCTGAGAAAGAAGAGGGGGCGTTGATTGAAGCTCTTCACGAATTATGCAGAGCTGGATGGAAAACAGACAATGGTGTCTTTAGAACTGGATATGCAGCTGCTTTGGAGAAAGCAATGGAAAGTAAGGTTCCTGGTAGCAATCTCAAGGCCAGCCCTCATATTGATTCAAGGCTGAAAGTATTTAAGAAGCACTGTTGTGCTATAGCTGATATGAAAGGTGCAGCTGGTATTCATTGGGACAATGAGGACCACATGGTGCTGTGTGACAATGATGATGTATGGCAGCAATGGGTTGAggtatatttagtattttagctccctgaaaggaaaaaaatggttaagaaaaatgattttcttatatttgattttactataaaaaatatgaaaaataaaacaagtatAATTAATATTGGtaagaaatttgtatatttttaaattatttaatctttgcaTAAAAGTGTTAtttaagttaaatgagtttaaagtaggatataaaaataatttattaattttaaatttattttttattttcattctactttttctctctattttttttctcttacatttttCCTAAATCTttctggaaccaaacatagcctatatAAATTACAATTCAAATGTTTTGTCTagtgattttctttaattacaATGCACTTACTATTGTTCTCTCAAATTCATGTTGTTACAGAGTCACCCATATGCCAAGGGGTTAAGAAACAAGCCATTTCCTTACTATGATGACCTCTGTATCATTTTTGGCAAGAATGAAACAAATGGAAAAGGTGTTGAAATGGCAACTGGTGGTGCCAAAGCCTTGGGTCATAAGGTTGCAAATAATGATGAAGAGAATGGGATAGGATCAGGTGGATCCAGTGACACTGATGTTCTCATACATGATGTTCAATCACTTCAAGTGCCAGTGCAAGATAGTTCAAAGTCTACCCCCTCTAAAAAACGGAAACGCTGTGGCAATTGCTTGTCATCAGAAGTAGAGGAGTTGACCAAGATGTTGGGGACATTCCTTGAGCAAAATAAGGGGCTACTTGCTGTATTCACTACACTGCTTAAAGCTAAGGCAGCAGCAGCTGAAAAAAGAGCAAAGCTGAATGGAGAGTTGATGAAATTATCTCTTAATTTACAAGCGCGACTTCGAGCGGCATACATGATTGTCTGTGATCCTGCAAAAGTTGACCTCTTTTTCAGCCTTCCTGATGATGAAAAGGCAGAGTGGGTATCAATGCTGCTCTTAGGTTTGGTTTAGTGTTATGctcttttctttatatatttattttgaacaCATTTTTGGGCTGAGTAGCCTGACTTATGTACTTCTAGTGTTGTTTATTTTCAGTTCTTGGCTTTATTTGGCTAAATCTTAG contains these protein-coding regions:
- the LOC104879549 gene encoding uncharacterized protein LOC104879549, with amino-acid sequence MIPSGSKRRQWSEKEEGALIEALHELCRAGWKTDNGVFRTGYAAALEKAMESKVPGSNLKASPHIDSRLKVFKKHCCAIADMKGAAGIHWDNEDHMVLCDNDDVWQQWVESHPYAKGLRNKPFPYYDDLCIIFGKNETNGKGVEMATGGAKALGHKVANNDEENGIGSGGSSDTDVLIHDVQSLQVPVQDSSKSTPSKKRKRCGNCLSSEVEELTKMLGTFLEQNKGLLAVFTTLLKAKAAAAEKRAKLNGELMKLSLNLQARLRAAYMIVCDPAKVDLFFSLPDDEKAEWVSMLLLGLV